A genomic region of Cydia amplana chromosome 5, ilCydAmpl1.1, whole genome shotgun sequence contains the following coding sequences:
- the LOC134648309 gene encoding fibronectin type-III domain-containing protein 3a-like isoform X2, with protein sequence MTNPEESQDPSKTKGPANGAGGPQHFYGPGYPAHFHHVPPHHMQHSPPPPVYQKDERTQRMHSKLKQKLERKQTNKNNGIVPEANSGGSTPSLSPRKELNGRGGGAGSGGSGGASSGAWSEGEGSSAGASVQGDDDDTQALLDLLSATRTPQVSDMTPTSALVQWNSPLPEGVTLPNVELTYDLLLGDRGRYKAIYSGPSLSCRVRDLRPGCEYSVCLQIRAGQATGGASDAVTFRAPAAPPERPPQPRATQRARTSLLLRWQQAQDNGARLTHYILEMDDGQGWREVSRPRTRQHTAGNLRPQTRYAFRVAAVNECGRGEYSDECVAWTAGAPPPAPRPPALAAAAAHQLALAWEPRKGDELYTLQVDDPAQGYGFRPAYHGESDGHTCTDLRRATEYRFRLCAQTDDGQGPWSPEVAYRTLAERPAPPGRPQPRGKILPRTFRLRWEPPADDGGAPVASYTLELDGGDGYRRAYCGPEREAHCDRLQPGTPYRARVCCANEAGESSWSAAETVATEAAPPGAPAAPEPAGPARATALAVRWRPPACCGGAPLAEYRAELAAPGGVRLAYCGARPECELRDLAPGTAYSLTVTAVNRVGAGPPSAPLDFTTAPAPPDAPDAPTAEILSARSARLEWTAPRDNGAPVLDYRLEMSAASADEAAYAEVYRGPDTSCVVDSLVPFSPYLFRVCATNAAGRGAWSAPRDALTPRAAPGPPGAPRHEAGADSLRLHWRPPADHGAPVLRYRVQVDDDAFETDGPAAERLVEGLTPDTVYRVRVAALNELGLGEWSEEARAGTRPPPPEPPALRLAQAAHNYLRLEWAPSGGEGAHYCVEMRAADAREFRPVYRGSARSCKVKKLKEASEYRFRIRCSDSRGGCGGWGPALAARTPAAPPPAPRAPALSLPAPRQALAVWDAQDDAAPTTYVLQCARGKDAIFKEVYSGCEPQCQLEALEYGGEYAVRVCCVRGGLASAWSPAARLAVPAPPPPAPRARRARPARAFSSRQVAWLMAGAFLLLGVLVAVLVQQLVEPRP encoded by the exons TTCCAGAAGCGAACTCGGGCGGCAGCACGCCGTCGCTGTCCCCGCGCAAGGAGCTGaacgggcgcggcggcggcgcgggcagcggcggcagcggcggcgcCTCCTCGGGCGCCTGGTCCGAGGGCGAGGGCTCCTCGGCCGGCGCCTCCGTGCAGGGCGACGACGACGACACGCAGGCGCTGCTCGACCTGCTGTCCGCCACGCGCACGCCGCAG GTGAGCGACATGACCCCAACGAGCGCGCTAGTGCAGTGGAACTCGCCGCTCCCGGAGGGCGTGACGCTGCCCAACGTGGAGCTCACGTACGACCTGCTGCTGGGCGACCGCGGCCGCTACAAGGCCATCTACAGCGGGCCGTCCCTCTCGTGCCG CGTGCGCGACCTGCGGCCGGGCTGCGAGTACTCGGTGTGCCTGCAGATCCGCGCCGGGCAGGCCACGGGCGGCGCCAGCGACGCCGTCACCTTccgcgcgcccgccgcgccgcccgagcGCCCGCCGCAGCCCCGCGCCACCCAGCGCGCCCGCACCTCGCTGCTGCTGCGCTGGCAGCAGGCGCAG GACAACGGCGCGCGGCTGACTCATTACATCCTGGAGATGGACGACGGGCAGGGCTGGCGCGAGGTGTCGCGGCCGCGCACTCGGCAGCACACGGCCGGCAACCTGCGGCCGCAGACGCGCTACGCCTTCCGCGTCGCCGCCGTCAACGAGTGCGGCCGCGGCGAGTACAGCGACGAGTGCGTCGCCTGgaccgccggcgcgccgccgcccgcgccccggCCGCCCGCgctggccgccgccgccgcgcaccAGCTCGCGCTCGCCTGGGAGCCGCGCAAGGGCGACGAGCTCTACACGCTGCAGGTCGACGACCCCGCGCAGGGCTACGGCTTCCGCCCCGCCTACCACGGCGAGAGCGACGGACACACGTGCACCGACCTGCGGCGCGCGACCGAGTACCGCTTCCGGCTGTGCGCGCAGACCGACGACGGCCAGGGGCCCTGGTCGCCCGAGGTGGCGTACCGCACGCTCGCCGAGCGGCCCGCGCCGCCGGGCCGGCCGCAGCCGCGCGGGAAGATCCTGCCGCGCACCTTCCGGCTGCGCTGGGAGCCCCCGGCCGACGACGGCGGCGCGCCCGTCGCCTCCTACACGCTCGAGCTCGACGGCGGCGACGGCTACCGGCGCGCCTACTGCGGCCCCGAGCGCGAGGCGCACTGCGACCGCCTGCAGCCCGGCACGCCGTACCGCGCGCGCGTGTGCTGCGCCAACGAGGCCGGCGAGAGCTCGTGGTCCGCGGCCGAGACCGTCGCCACCGAGGCCGCGCCGCCcggcgcgcccgccgcgcccgagcccgccggccccgcgcgcgccacgGCGCTGGCCGTGCGGTGGCGCCCGCCCGCCTGCTGCGGCGGCGCGCCGCTCGCCGAGTACCGCGCCGAGCTGGCCGCGCCCGGCGGCGTGCGCCTCGCCTACTGCGGCGCCCGGCCCGAGTGCGAGCTGCGCGACCTGGCGCCCGGCACGGCCTACAGCCTCACCGTCACCGCCGTCAACCGCGTCGGCGCGGGCCCGCCGTCGGCGCCGCTCGACTTCACcaccgcgccggcgccgccggaCGCCCCGGACGCGCCGACGGCCGAAATCCTCTCGGCGCGCTCCGCTCGCCTCGAATGGACCGCGCCGCGCGACAACGGCGCCCCCGTGCTCGACTACCGATTGGAGATGAGCGCGGCGAGCGCCGACGAGGCGGCGTACGCGGAGGTGTACCGCGGCCCCGACACGAGCTGCGTCGTCGACTCGCTGGTGCCGTTCTCGCCATACCTGTTCCGCGTGTGCGCGACCAACGCGGCCGGGCGCGGCGCGTGGTCGGCGCCGCGGGACGCGCTGACGCCGCGCGCGGCGCCCGGGCCGCCCGGGGCGCCGCGCCACGAGGCCGGCGCCGACAGCCTGCGCCTGCACTGGCGGCCGCCCGCCGACCACGGCGCGCCCGTGCTGCGGTACCGCGTGCAGGTGGACGACGACGCCTTCGAGACCGACGGGCCGGCGGCCGAGCGGCTGGTGGAAGGTCTCACTCCCGACACCGTGTATCGCGTGCGCGTCGCCGCGCTCAACGAGCTCGGGCTCGGCGAGTGGAGCGAGGAGGCGCGCGCCGGCAcgcggccgccgccgcccgagCCGCCCGCGCTGCGCCTGGCGCAGGCCGCGCACAACTACCTGCGGCTCGAGTGGGCGCCGAGCGGCGGCGAGGGCGCGCACTACTGCGTGGAGATGCGCGCGGCGGACGCCCGCGAGTTCCGCCCGGTGTACCGCGGCTCGGCGCGCAGCTGCAAGGTGAAGAAGCTGAAGGAGGCGAGCGAGTACCGGTTCCGGATCCGCTGCTCGGACTCGCGCGGCGGGTGCGGCGGCTGGGGCCCGGCGCTGGCGGCGCGCACgccggccgcgccgccgccggcgccgcgGGCGCCCGCGCTGTCGCTGCCCGCGCCGCGCCAGGCGCTGGCCGTGTGGGACGCGCAGGACGACGCCGCGCCCACCACCTACGTGCTGCAGTGCGCGAGGGGGAAGGATGCCATATTCAAAGAG GTGTACTCGGGCTGCGAGCCGCAGTGCCAGCTGGAGGCGCTGGAGTACGGCGGCGAGTACGCGGTGCGCGTGTGCTGCGTGCGCGGCGGGCTGGCCAGCGCGTGGTCGCCGGCGGCGCGCCTGGCCgtgcccgcgccgccgccccccgcgccccgcgcgcgccgcgcACGCCCCGCGCGCGCCTTCTCCTCCCGCCAG GTGGCGTGGCTGATGGCGGGCGCGTTCCTGCTGCTGGGCGTGCTGGTGGCGGTGCTGGTGCAGCAGCTGGTGGAGCCGCGGCCGTGA